A genomic region of Papaver somniferum cultivar HN1 chromosome 7, ASM357369v1, whole genome shotgun sequence contains the following coding sequences:
- the LOC113300366 gene encoding meiosis-specific protein ASY1-like isoform X2, which produces MEWNQGSLMVMVSIRLLIQTQQKGVLPPFFRGCSEEEANHPWLKTPLKMEIGNVNSKHVVLALKVKSILVPYQDENNDIKDDEAIRLGVDSVPTTEPPNPDSEMNDEFWVLNNTIQLSLWL; this is translated from the exons atggAATGGAATCAGGGATCGTTGATGGTCATGGTGTCGATCCGTCTGTtgattcaaactcaacagaaag GAGTTCTGCCTCCATTCTTCAGAGGTTGCTCAGAAGAAGAAGCTAACCATCCATGGTTGAAAACCCCTCTCAAAATGGAAATCGGAAATGTTAACAGCAAACATGTCGTCCTGGCTCTCAAG GTCAAAAGTATCCTGGTACCATATCAAGATGAAAACAATGACATCAAAGATGATGAAGCGATCAGATTGGGTGTTGATTCAGTTCCAACAACTGAGCCTCCAAATCCAGATAGCGAG ATGAATGACGAGTTTTGGGTTCTCAACAACACGATTCAACTGAGTTTGTGGCTCTGA
- the LOC113300366 gene encoding meiosis-specific protein ASY1-like isoform X1 produces MEWNQGSLMVMVSIRLLIQTQQKGVLPPFFRGCSEEEANHPWLKTPLKMEIGNVNSKHVVLALKVKSILVPYQDENNDIKDDEAIRLGVDSVPTTEPPNPDSECINFNLMVEMVEFQMNDEFWVLNNTIQLSLWL; encoded by the exons atggAATGGAATCAGGGATCGTTGATGGTCATGGTGTCGATCCGTCTGTtgattcaaactcaacagaaag GAGTTCTGCCTCCATTCTTCAGAGGTTGCTCAGAAGAAGAAGCTAACCATCCATGGTTGAAAACCCCTCTCAAAATGGAAATCGGAAATGTTAACAGCAAACATGTCGTCCTGGCTCTCAAG GTCAAAAGTATCCTGGTACCATATCAAGATGAAAACAATGACATCAAAGATGATGAAGCGATCAGATTGGGTGTTGATTCAGTTCCAACAACTGAGCCTCCAAATCCAGATAGCGAG TGTATCAATTTCAATCTGATGGTTGAGATGGTGGAGTTTCAGATGAATGACGAGTTTTGGGTTCTCAACAACACGATTCAACTGAGTTTGTGGCTCTGA
- the LOC113300366 gene encoding meiosis-specific protein ASY1-like isoform X3, translating into MEWNQGSLMVMVSIRLLIQTQQKGVLPPFFRGCSEEEANHPWLKTPLKMEIGNVNSKHVVLALKVKSILVPYQDENNDIKDDEAIRLGVDSVPTTEPPNPDSEARKIFMTA; encoded by the exons atggAATGGAATCAGGGATCGTTGATGGTCATGGTGTCGATCCGTCTGTtgattcaaactcaacagaaag GAGTTCTGCCTCCATTCTTCAGAGGTTGCTCAGAAGAAGAAGCTAACCATCCATGGTTGAAAACCCCTCTCAAAATGGAAATCGGAAATGTTAACAGCAAACATGTCGTCCTGGCTCTCAAG GTCAAAAGTATCCTGGTACCATATCAAGATGAAAACAATGACATCAAAGATGATGAAGCGATCAGATTGGGTGTTGATTCAGTTCCAACAACTGAGCCTCCAAATCCAGATAGCGAG GCAAGAAAAATATTTATGACGGCTTGA